One part of the Flavobacterium johnsoniae UW101 genome encodes these proteins:
- a CDS encoding exo-beta-N-acetylmuramidase NamZ family protein — MIKFIAKSVLIVTSFIFTSSYSNSFSAVAKNNTSETNPPAIKTGADNYEKYLPLLKNKKIGIVTNQTGILSDKTHLVDFLLEKKIAVQTIFAPEHGFRGTADAGEHIVDGKDPKTGLSIISLYGDNKKPKPEQLAGIDIMIFDLQDVGARFYTYISSLHYVMEACAENNVPLIILDRPNPNGSIVDGPLLEKEFTSFVGMHPIPVLHGMTIGEYAQMVNGQKWLKNGAQCKLTVIPCVNYKRTMPYSLLVKPSPNLPNDQSINLYASLCLFEGTNVSMGRGTEKQFQIYGSPYLTKTNFSFTPKPNFGAKDPLYNGKECFGEDLTSYPKLTQLELKWLIKAYQNTSDKTKFFNAFFTKLAGTKKLQQQIESGVSEKDIRAGWKKDLEAFLIMRKPYLLY; from the coding sequence ATGATAAAATTCATAGCAAAAAGTGTTCTTATTGTAACTTCTTTCATATTTACATCTTCTTATTCTAATTCGTTTTCAGCAGTTGCAAAAAATAACACATCAGAAACAAATCCGCCCGCAATAAAAACCGGAGCTGATAATTACGAGAAATATTTACCGCTTTTAAAGAATAAAAAAATAGGAATTGTAACCAATCAAACCGGAATTTTGTCTGACAAAACCCATTTGGTAGATTTTTTATTAGAGAAAAAAATTGCAGTACAAACCATTTTTGCTCCTGAACACGGATTTAGAGGAACTGCCGATGCAGGTGAACATATTGTTGACGGAAAAGATCCTAAAACCGGTTTATCTATCATTTCTCTTTATGGAGATAATAAAAAACCAAAACCTGAACAGTTAGCCGGAATCGATATTATGATTTTCGATTTACAGGATGTCGGCGCCCGTTTTTACACTTATATTTCTTCTTTGCATTATGTAATGGAAGCCTGCGCCGAAAACAATGTACCGCTTATAATTCTGGACCGCCCAAATCCAAACGGAAGTATTGTTGACGGTCCGCTTTTAGAAAAAGAATTTACCAGTTTTGTAGGCATGCACCCTATTCCGGTACTTCACGGAATGACGATTGGCGAATATGCACAAATGGTAAACGGCCAAAAATGGCTGAAAAATGGTGCGCAATGTAAACTGACAGTAATTCCGTGTGTGAATTACAAACGAACAATGCCATATAGTTTATTGGTAAAACCATCTCCAAACCTTCCAAACGATCAATCCATAAATTTATATGCAAGTTTGTGTCTTTTTGAAGGAACGAATGTAAGCATGGGACGCGGCACTGAAAAACAATTTCAAATTTACGGTTCACCTTACTTAACAAAAACCAATTTCAGCTTTACGCCAAAACCAAATTTTGGTGCTAAAGATCCTCTTTATAATGGAAAAGAATGTTTTGGCGAAGATTTAACCTCTTATCCTAAACTAACCCAATTAGAATTAAAATGGCTCATTAAAGCCTATCAAAATACCAGCGATAAAACGAAATTTTTTAATGCTTTTTTTACCAAACTTGCCGGAACCAAAAAACTGCAGCAGCAAATTGAATCGGGAGTTTCAGAAAAAGACATTCGCGCAGGCTGGAAAAAAGACCTGGAAGCTTTTCTAATCATGAGAAAACCTTATCTGCTCTATTAA